CGCACTGAGCCGCAGAGCGACGCTTCACACGGCGCACAGAGAAGGAACAGGCGGCATCCGCAGGCACGAACAGTCGGATATTACCCGCATGGTTCTCCTCCACAGGAACACACCACCTCACACCACCTGTCTACTGCGAGACTGAAGGAGCGGCTGCGCTTGGATCCGTGGAGTTGTACACGAGCagtggaagcagcagcagcctcgtCGCAGGGCCGGTGTGACTCATTGATAAATAACACAGGCTCCCTCCGACCAGATGCATGAATGAGCGCCAGTGAAGGCAACCCGCAGCCAGGGAATCTGTGAAGGGGATCGCTGCGTTTTCTTCATCCACCCCTCTCGTCCCGCAGCGCACAGGACACCCGGAGGACATTTGGAGTGAGAATTGATTTGTCTGACTTTGCATCTTTTTTCgtctgttgttatttttctcaaGTGGCCCCTCCAGGCAGCGCAGCGCACTGACACACTCGATCCATTCACATTATTGCGCTCGCTCGCCTCTTCgccgccgcagcagcagcaaagggaGCTCCCTCGCTTTCTCAACGCACATTTTCCCAACCTCCTGCGTATAAATGATAGAGAAACTCAAGCCCGTCGTCCAGCTCGACACGGTGATGGCGATCAGCAAGACGGTGGGCTGGCTCCGGGAGCAGCTGGAGACGCGCAGGGACGCGCTGCTGGTGATGGACTGCCGGGCCCAAGAGCTGTACGAGTCGTCGCACGTCGAGACGGCCATCAACGTGGCCATACCCAGCCTCATGCTCCGGCGGCTCAAGAAGGGAAACCTGCCCGTGCGCTCGCTGCTCTCTGACGGGGAGGACCGGGAGAAGTTCGTGCGCCGGTGCAAGACGGACACGATCGTGCTGTACGACGAGTACAGCCGCGAGTGGAACGAGAACGTGGACGGTGGCTCGGTGCTGGGTCTTCtgctgaggaggatgaaggacgAAGGCTACAAGGCCTATTATCTGGAGGGTGAGTGCGGTTCATTCACATTTCACGGCCCCCGGAGGCCGCTGCTGTTTAGCACCAGCAGATCTTTGCGCAGAGAAGGAGCGAAACAAATGTAATATGAAATCTTGTGTTGAGCTACGCCTTCAGTGATCAGCCTGCATCTAAAAATTGGAtctctttagtttttatttattccaaaGTGAATCACTCTCACGTGGCACTGCAATCAAAACAAACTGATACTGTTTGCAGACATTTGAAGAGCTAAACAACTGTCATGCAGCCAAATGAATCTACATTACAAATTAAGAGCAATGTGCAACACATATTCATTGGATTTTTCTCCTGTCTTCCAGGTGGCTTCAGTAAGTTCCACGCAGAGTATCCAACTCTGTGCGAAATCAATCTGGACGGCTCCTCCAACAGCAGCTCCCCCACCGCCCAGGTGCTGGGCCTCGGCGGGTTACGCATCAGCTCGGACTCCTCGGACATCGAGTCGGACATAGACCGGGACCCGAGCAGCGCCACGGACTCTGACGGGAGCCCGCTGTCCAACCCGCAGCCCTGCTTCCCGGTGGAGATCCTGCCGCACCTCTACCTGGGCTGCGCCAAGGACTCCACCAACCTGGACGTGCTGGAGGAGTATGGCATCAAGTACATCCTCAACGTGACCCCCAATCTGCCCAACCTCTTCGAGAACGCAGGGGAGTTTAAGTACAAGCAGATCCCCATCTCGGACCACTGGAGCCAGAATCTCTCGCAGTTCTTCCCCGAGGCCATCAGCTTCATCGGTAAGCAATCCCCCAGAGCtgcaaacacaccacagcttGTTTTGCTGCACACTGTCCCCCCAGGCCCTTGTTTTGGTCCCTTGTTTACATTCACCTTTAGGGCTAAATAATTTGATTATTCTCATCCATGATAGCCCAACAATTGTTttgttatataatatatgtatattctgCTTGTTTTGGTGGATCCATAAGTcaaatatatcaataaatcattaaagGAAGGAAGCAGCTTGTCAGCTGTTGCCTAATCATTTTACCCCTTTTACACCCTAATTCCTCACTTTTGGacattttgtgattgttttgaCTATATGCAGATAAAGTGTAGGAGCGGAAGCAGATAGTCGAGGACATAATCTCATTAATTTGATATGTGTTATCAATGCCAGGAAGTTCTTAGGTTCTTATTGTGCCATTGAGATTAGATGAGGTGTCCCTGGCTGTAGTCTTATCAGTCAATCAGGCAGGGGCACACAGAGCGGGCAGATTAAGGCCATTGTGTTGAGGCAGAGGA
This genomic interval from Paralichthys olivaceus isolate ysfri-2021 chromosome 7, ASM2471397v2, whole genome shotgun sequence contains the following:
- the dusp6 gene encoding dual specificity protein phosphatase 6, producing MIEKLKPVVQLDTVMAISKTVGWLREQLETRRDALLVMDCRAQELYESSHVETAINVAIPSLMLRRLKKGNLPVRSLLSDGEDREKFVRRCKTDTIVLYDEYSREWNENVDGGSVLGLLLRRMKDEGYKAYYLEGGFSKFHAEYPTLCEINLDGSSNSSSPTAQVLGLGGLRISSDSSDIESDIDRDPSSATDSDGSPLSNPQPCFPVEILPHLYLGCAKDSTNLDVLEEYGIKYILNVTPNLPNLFENAGEFKYKQIPISDHWSQNLSQFFPEAISFIDEARGQKCGVLVHCLAGISRSVTVTVAYLMQKLNLSMNDAYDIVKMKKSNISPNFNFMGQLLDFERTLGLKSPCDNRMAAPSQQLYFTTPTNHNVFQLDPLEST